The following proteins are encoded in a genomic region of Oryzias latipes chromosome 17, ASM223467v1:
- the alg3 gene encoding dol-P-Man:Man(5)GlcNAc(2)-PP-Dol alpha-1,3-mannosyltransferase codes for MAGGVRRKPAVSPSPLWGKIHAVWKDKHLVLFKTEYTFLVVSVLWFLEIGINFWVIQRVAYTEIDWKAYMDEVEGVINGTYDYTQLKGDTGPLVYPAGFVYVFTALYYITNHGTNIRLGQYIFAVFYLITLLLVFRIYNRTKKVPPYVFFFVCCASYRIHSIFVLRLFNDPVAMMLLFASINLFIDGYWTVGCGLYSLAVSVKMNVLLFAPGLLFLLLWEFGLMRTIPNLSLCAGIQLLLGLPFLLENPVGYVSRAFDLGRQFLFKWTVNWRFLPEWLFLNRYFHLALLAAHLLALLLFALTRWKRPGQSVFELLKEPSKRKVPAQKSSADQIVLVLFTSNFIGMCFSRSLHYQFYVWYFHTLPYLLWSGGVEKLAHLLRVLILGLIELSWNTYPSTNSSSASLHVCHLIVLLCLWLAPPLPAAPSEAQEHTADKDKRH; via the exons ATGGCAGGAGGTGTGCGGAGAAAACCTGCAGTTTCCCCGTCTCCACTGTGGGGGAAAATCCACGCAGTTTGGAAAGACAAGCATTTGGTCTTGTTCAAAACGGAATACACATTTTTAGTCGTTTCAGTATTGTGGTTTCTTGAAATCGGAATCAATTTTTGGGTGATACAGAGAGTAGCAT ACACTGAAATCGACTGGAAAGCTTATATGGACGAAGTGGAGGGAGTCATCAATGGAACCTATGATTACACCCAGCTGAAAGGAGACACCGGCCCTTTAGT GTACCCAGCCGGATTTGTCTACGTCTTCACTGCTCTGTACTACATTACCAACCATGGGACGAACATCCGCTTGGGCCAGtatatttttgcagttttttaccTCATCACACTGCTGCTTGTCTTCAGAATATACAACCGAACAAAGAAG GTTCCGCCCTATGTATTCTTCTTCGTGTGTTGTGCATCCTATCGGATCCATTCCATCTTTGTGCTTCGTCTCTTTAACGATCCAGTGGCCATGATGTTGCTTTTTGCATCCATCAATCTATTCATCGATGGATACTGGACTGTGGGATGTGGCCTTTACAG TTTAGCtgtgtctgtgaaaatgaacgTCCTTCTTTTTGCCCCTGGGCTCCTTTTCCTTCTCCTGTGGGAATTTGGTCTTATGAGGACAATCCCTAATCTGTCATTGTGTGCAGGGATTCAG CTTTTGCTGGGGCTCCCATTTCTCTTGGAGAATCCAGTTGGTTATGTGAGCCGGGCCTTTGATCTCGGCCGGCAGTTCTTGTTTAAGTGGACCGTCAACTGGCGCTTCCTTCCAGAATGGCTTTTCTTGAACCGCTACTTCCACTTGGCGCTGCTGGCTGCTCACCTGCTCGCCCTGCTGCTTTTTGCTTTGACTCGTTGGAAAAG ACCCGGACAAAGCGTTTTTGAACTCCTCAAGGAACCGAGCAAAAGGAAAGTCCCTGCTCAGAAAAGCTCAGCGGATC AGatagttctggttctgttcacttCTAACTTCATTGGCATGTGCTTCAGCCGTTCGCTGCATTACCAGTTCTATGTGTGGTACTTCCACACTCTGCCTTACCTGCTTTGGAGCGGGGGAGTCGAGAAGCTTGCACACCTGCTCAG AGTCCTGATCCTGGGTCTCATCGAACTCTCATGGAACACCTATCCCTCAACAAACAGCAGCTCAGCCTCGCTCCACGTCTGTCACCTCATCGTCCTCCTTTGTCTGTGGCTGGCTCCACCTCTGCCCGCTGCCCCATCAGAAGCCCAGGAGCACACAGCTGATAAGGACAAACGCCACTGA
- the LOC101167651 gene encoding mitochondrial ubiquitin ligase activator of nfkb 1-A isoform X1, protein MCMCLCVNLLLRLQGDFEGMDGFSVTFTEAVCLGTSLTLSGIFYYLHKKKKNVVDKLENAPHFTIDGKLRNLLKATPGEALQYAVIEGSVKPAGEPLRSNSHQDIVGVLQKFTLKEHRLVWSGISRSWMDTERILHKRVNVTPFSLVGLDETAVRVLSPLHASGENTEIINEKFHQPSYSFGQLVGQYLSGEKPKGHLEIEEMLKVGTTLTGIGELILDTEGNLCLRPPSDNSEYFLSLADFETVCKENCLVAFWWKVLAATSALAGAAVLFWVALRYYKHLKRRWEMEQESQEFARLLAEAARLRANDGGVPPNEANNHSFPPNECVICLTQPRDCILLECGHVCCCFVCFQSMHQQKCPICRQDIVRVLPFYQP, encoded by the exons atgtgCATGTGTCTTTGTGTTAATCTGCTTCTGAGGCTGCAGGGGGACTTTGAGGGAATGGATGGATTTTCGGTGACATTTACAGAGGCAGTGTGTCTCGGAACCAGCCTCACTTTGTCCGGAATTTTCTACTACCTgcataagaagaagaagaatgttGTGGATAAGCTTGAG aaCGCTCCACACTTCACAATAGATGGAAAACTGAGAAACCTGTTAAAAGCCACTCCTGGAGAGGCTCTACAATATGCTGTCATTGAAG GTTCGGTGAAACCTGCAGGCGAGCCTTTGAGGAGTAACTCCCACCAAGACATTGTGGGAGTGTTGCAGAAATTCACTTTGAAAGAACACAGACTAGTTTGGAGCGGCATTTCACGCTCGTG GATGGACACTGAACGGATCTTGCACAAAAGAGTGAATGTGACGCCATTTTCTCTAGTTGGTCTGGATGAGACGGCGGTGAGAGTGCTGAGTCCCCTGCATGCATCGGGGGAAAACACCGAAATCATAAATGAGAAATTCCACCAGCCCAGTTACAGTTTTGGGCAGCTTGTAGGACAGTACCTGAGCGGAGAGAAGCCTAAAGGACACCTGGAGATTGAGGAAATGCTCAAA GTGGGTACAACGCTTACAGGGATCGGAGAGTTGATACTGGACACGGAGGGTAATCTGTGTCTTCGACCCCCCTCTGACAACTCGGAGTACTTCTTGAGCTTGGCAGACTTTGAAACGGTTTGCAAAGAGAATTGTCTTGTAGCTTTTTGGTGGAAGGTGCTGGCAGCCACCTCTGCTTTGGCCGGGGCGGCCGTCCTCTTCTGGGTCGCTCTACGCTACTACAAACACCTAAAACGCCGCTGGGAGATGGAGCAGGAAAGCCAAGAGTTTGCCAGGCTTCTGGCCGAGGCAGCCAGGCTCAGAGCTAATGACGGCGGCGTCCCCCCAAATGAGGCCAATAATCATTCGTTTCCACCCAACGAATGTGTGATTTGCCTCACTCAACCACGAGACTGTATCCTGCTGGAGTGTGGACACGTGTGCTGCTGCTTTGTCTGCTTCCAGTCCATGCACCAACAGAAATGTCCCATCTGCAGGCAGGATATTGTCAGAGTGCTGCCTTTCTACCAGCCCTGA
- the LOC101167651 gene encoding mitochondrial ubiquitin ligase activator of nfkb 1-A isoform X2 — protein MDGFSVTFTEAVCLGTSLTLSGIFYYLHKKKKNVVDKLENAPHFTIDGKLRNLLKATPGEALQYAVIEGSVKPAGEPLRSNSHQDIVGVLQKFTLKEHRLVWSGISRSWMDTERILHKRVNVTPFSLVGLDETAVRVLSPLHASGENTEIINEKFHQPSYSFGQLVGQYLSGEKPKGHLEIEEMLKVGTTLTGIGELILDTEGNLCLRPPSDNSEYFLSLADFETVCKENCLVAFWWKVLAATSALAGAAVLFWVALRYYKHLKRRWEMEQESQEFARLLAEAARLRANDGGVPPNEANNHSFPPNECVICLTQPRDCILLECGHVCCCFVCFQSMHQQKCPICRQDIVRVLPFYQP, from the exons ATGGATGGATTTTCGGTGACATTTACAGAGGCAGTGTGTCTCGGAACCAGCCTCACTTTGTCCGGAATTTTCTACTACCTgcataagaagaagaagaatgttGTGGATAAGCTTGAG aaCGCTCCACACTTCACAATAGATGGAAAACTGAGAAACCTGTTAAAAGCCACTCCTGGAGAGGCTCTACAATATGCTGTCATTGAAG GTTCGGTGAAACCTGCAGGCGAGCCTTTGAGGAGTAACTCCCACCAAGACATTGTGGGAGTGTTGCAGAAATTCACTTTGAAAGAACACAGACTAGTTTGGAGCGGCATTTCACGCTCGTG GATGGACACTGAACGGATCTTGCACAAAAGAGTGAATGTGACGCCATTTTCTCTAGTTGGTCTGGATGAGACGGCGGTGAGAGTGCTGAGTCCCCTGCATGCATCGGGGGAAAACACCGAAATCATAAATGAGAAATTCCACCAGCCCAGTTACAGTTTTGGGCAGCTTGTAGGACAGTACCTGAGCGGAGAGAAGCCTAAAGGACACCTGGAGATTGAGGAAATGCTCAAA GTGGGTACAACGCTTACAGGGATCGGAGAGTTGATACTGGACACGGAGGGTAATCTGTGTCTTCGACCCCCCTCTGACAACTCGGAGTACTTCTTGAGCTTGGCAGACTTTGAAACGGTTTGCAAAGAGAATTGTCTTGTAGCTTTTTGGTGGAAGGTGCTGGCAGCCACCTCTGCTTTGGCCGGGGCGGCCGTCCTCTTCTGGGTCGCTCTACGCTACTACAAACACCTAAAACGCCGCTGGGAGATGGAGCAGGAAAGCCAAGAGTTTGCCAGGCTTCTGGCCGAGGCAGCCAGGCTCAGAGCTAATGACGGCGGCGTCCCCCCAAATGAGGCCAATAATCATTCGTTTCCACCCAACGAATGTGTGATTTGCCTCACTCAACCACGAGACTGTATCCTGCTGGAGTGTGGACACGTGTGCTGCTGCTTTGTCTGCTTCCAGTCCATGCACCAACAGAAATGTCCCATCTGCAGGCAGGATATTGTCAGAGTGCTGCCTTTCTACCAGCCCTGA
- the camk2n2 gene encoding calcium/calmodulin-dependent protein kinase II inhibitor 2 has protein sequence MSEVLPYNESKMNGYGADSEVSQMSFSCGLQDTSAFFASSQAKRPPKLGQIGRAKRVVIEDDRIDEVLKGMTDKSSPGV, from the exons ATGTCTGAGGTGCTGCCATACAACGAGAGCAAAATGAACGGCTACGGCGCGGACAGCGAGGTCAGCCAGATGTCCTTTAGCTGCGGACTGCAGGACACAAGCGCCTTTTTCGCCTCGTCGCAGGCTAAAAGACCCCCGAAGCTCGGGCAGATTGGCAGAGCCAAGAGAG TGGTCATCGAGGACGACCGAATAGATGAGGTCCTGAAAGGGATGACGGACAAGTCTTCACCTGGCGTTTAA